The Pontibacillus halophilus JSM 076056 = DSM 19796 genome has a segment encoding these proteins:
- a CDS encoding carbohydrate ABC transporter permease produces MFVPLLSALLNSLKSYKEYTSVPIQWIPNPFQWQNYIEVWKMTAMDTYALNSLIVTVLSVIGALLSCSMVGYAFARLQFPFKRSLFVMVLGTLMIPPVVMIIPQFIIFKHLGFLDTLVPLWIMEWLAQPFGVFLMRQAFLAIPKEFDEAAKLDGCTPFQTYWRVYLPMCKPQLATLTIFTFMTKWNEIMAPVIYLSSEDKFTLPIGILSMSGAWFGQEQYLVAAALMSLLPILLVFLFTEKYFVRGASSSGLK; encoded by the coding sequence ATGTTCGTTCCGCTGCTCAGTGCATTGCTCAACTCGTTAAAGTCGTACAAAGAGTATACATCCGTACCGATACAATGGATTCCGAATCCGTTTCAATGGCAGAACTATATTGAAGTATGGAAGATGACTGCAATGGATACGTATGCGCTAAATAGTTTAATCGTGACCGTATTATCGGTTATCGGGGCATTGCTTTCTTGTTCCATGGTCGGATACGCCTTTGCGCGACTCCAATTTCCTTTCAAACGTTCTTTGTTCGTCATGGTGCTTGGGACACTCATGATTCCACCGGTTGTTATGATCATTCCGCAGTTCATTATCTTTAAACATTTAGGGTTTCTTGACACGCTTGTTCCACTTTGGATTATGGAGTGGCTAGCGCAACCGTTCGGAGTGTTCTTAATGCGCCAAGCGTTCTTGGCCATTCCGAAAGAATTTGACGAAGCAGCGAAACTAGACGGGTGTACGCCTTTCCAAACTTATTGGCGTGTGTATTTGCCCATGTGTAAACCCCAACTTGCCACACTGACCATCTTTACGTTTATGACAAAGTGGAATGAGATTATGGCACCCGTTATTTATCTATCTTCAGAAGATAAGTTCACGTTGCCAATCGGTATCTTGTCCATGTCTGGTGCTTGGTTCGGACAGGAGCAATACTTGGTTGCTGCTGCACTTATGTCGTTGCTTCCAATCTTACTTGTCTTCTTGTTCACAGAGAAGTATTTTGTTAGAGGGGCGAGCTCATCAGGACTTAAATAG
- a CDS encoding sensor histidine kinase, which produces MRVRSIQSKLLVVIVLFVCTPLLVFGYIWYSKTTKAIEENSVQSSQQLLIQTKEYLKYYLEDLEKATVPITTHPSVQRFLLSDAPPPSSYQQYLQTQSLRNEVFEQLFHSRADVYGVSLINQAGRQAHHYGHVKEFINMNEIYERNKVLWDSRNQFTSFDFLGVHTINGTPVITITHQLYNPNTYSPEGMLILHLRLKQIATIMNEGMMSHFHQIWVVNEKREIIYHPNTSQVGLRFPFEILANDDRYVINSYDHKENRTLMVYESLPEWGWTVVASVPLKESMFDLIQLRTFSIMVGLAIIGSAIVFVGGFSFSLTYSLRQLQSLMKQVATGDLKVKSKRPLPFHRNDEVSDLYNSFYSMTGRLSSLIDEIRLSKVKEQELQLKTKEAELQAMQSQINPHFLYNTLEVINSYAIIEKQPTISRMTTSLADMFRYNVSNTKRIVTLQEEIQQIRAYFAIQMERFEELQVMYDLEGNMKEVMTARLTLQPLIENAFVHGYEEHALSPEFIGVYGRHMGGHYLLYIVDNGKGMPPDIVESYNYAFLHGVEPRGTKTNKRIGLFNVHSRIYAHFGSPYGLTIKKSTDTGTVIEIRLPLVEDLAKKEVAACTHLSQ; this is translated from the coding sequence ATGCGGGTTAGAAGTATTCAAAGTAAGCTTCTAGTTGTCATCGTATTGTTTGTATGTACCCCACTCTTAGTCTTCGGATACATTTGGTACTCTAAAACAACGAAAGCAATTGAAGAAAACTCCGTACAATCTAGTCAGCAGCTGCTTATTCAAACGAAGGAATATCTCAAATATTATCTCGAAGACTTAGAAAAAGCGACTGTTCCCATTACAACACATCCATCCGTCCAACGTTTCCTACTATCAGATGCGCCTCCACCCTCTTCCTACCAACAATACCTACAAACCCAATCGCTCAGAAATGAAGTCTTTGAACAACTGTTTCACAGCCGCGCTGACGTCTATGGTGTTTCGCTCATCAATCAAGCTGGACGACAAGCGCATCATTATGGCCATGTGAAAGAGTTTATTAATATGAATGAAATCTATGAGCGGAATAAGGTGTTATGGGATTCAAGAAATCAGTTTACAAGCTTTGACTTTCTCGGCGTACATACCATTAATGGCACTCCGGTCATTACGATTACACATCAATTATATAATCCCAACACGTACTCTCCTGAGGGAATGCTTATCCTTCATCTACGGTTAAAGCAAATCGCGACCATTATGAACGAAGGAATGATGAGTCATTTCCATCAAATATGGGTTGTAAATGAAAAGCGTGAAATCATTTATCATCCGAACACATCCCAAGTGGGCCTTAGGTTTCCATTTGAAATCTTAGCAAATGATGATCGGTACGTCATTAACTCGTATGACCATAAAGAAAACCGAACACTTATGGTCTATGAATCATTGCCAGAATGGGGATGGACCGTTGTGGCAAGTGTTCCGCTTAAGGAATCTATGTTTGACTTGATCCAACTCAGAACCTTCTCCATTATGGTGGGCTTAGCTATTATAGGAAGCGCCATAGTATTTGTAGGTGGCTTCTCCTTCTCCTTGACATACTCACTCCGGCAATTACAAAGTCTAATGAAGCAAGTGGCGACGGGGGATTTGAAAGTGAAATCGAAAAGACCGTTACCCTTTCACCGTAATGATGAAGTGAGTGACCTCTACAACAGCTTCTACAGCATGACGGGCCGTTTGTCGAGCTTAATTGATGAGATTCGTCTCTCGAAAGTGAAAGAGCAAGAACTTCAGCTAAAAACGAAAGAAGCGGAACTACAGGCAATGCAATCTCAAATCAATCCCCATTTTCTATACAACACGCTTGAAGTCATCAATTCATACGCCATTATAGAGAAGCAGCCAACGATTAGCCGGATGACCACTTCCTTAGCTGATATGTTTCGGTACAACGTGAGCAATACGAAGAGGATTGTTACATTACAGGAAGAAATTCAGCAAATACGCGCGTACTTTGCCATTCAAATGGAGCGATTTGAAGAATTACAAGTGATGTACGACTTAGAGGGCAATATGAAAGAAGTTATGACCGCTCGGTTAACGTTACAGCCTTTGATTGAGAATGCATTTGTACATGGTTATGAAGAACACGCACTAAGTCCAGAATTTATCGGGGTTTACGGTCGTCATATGGGGGGGCATTACTTGCTCTATATTGTTGACAATGGAAAAGGCATGCCCCCTGACATTGTAGAATCTTATAATTACGCTTTCCTTCACGGTGTGGAACCACGCGGAACTAAAACCAATAAGCGTATAGGATTGTTTAATGTGCACAGCCGGATCTATGCTCATTTCGGTTCTCCCTATGGATTAACGATTAAGAAATCTACAGATACAGGAACGGTAATCGAAATACGGTTACCTTTGGTGGAAGACCTAGCGAAGAAGGAGGTTGCTGCATGTACACACTTATCACAGTAG
- a CDS encoding carbohydrate ABC transporter permease: protein MLKRKPRRLTNDGKWGLFMVSPYLIQFLVFLSFPLIASLYFSFSKYDMLNAPEWIGIENYTTLIQDPVFHKALWNTFYFAVLFVPAQTILALILAVALNQSLKGLKLFRIAHFIPVICSWTVVLYVADAIFNPRFGIANTLLVKMGASPQAWLNDEALVIPVLVAVAVWKGVGYMMVIFLAGLQNVPHDLYEAAEIEGAGTYRKFRHVTLPLISGTTFLVLVLTTITTFQSFEQIYVMTGNMGDVTSAGGPDNASMVLMLYLFQQGFSFLKMGYASAIAWFLFLILFAITLIQLWLQKKWVYYEN from the coding sequence ATGCTGAAGCGAAAGCCACGACGATTAACGAATGATGGGAAGTGGGGACTCTTTATGGTGTCCCCATACCTCATTCAATTTCTTGTCTTTTTATCCTTTCCGCTAATCGCTTCTCTATATTTCAGCTTCTCAAAGTACGATATGTTAAACGCCCCTGAGTGGATTGGAATCGAGAACTATACTACGCTTATCCAAGATCCTGTGTTTCATAAAGCGCTTTGGAACACATTTTACTTTGCGGTTCTATTCGTTCCTGCCCAGACCATCCTTGCACTTATATTAGCCGTAGCATTGAATCAAAGCCTAAAAGGATTAAAGCTATTTCGAATTGCTCACTTCATCCCTGTCATTTGTTCATGGACGGTCGTACTCTACGTAGCAGATGCAATCTTCAATCCTCGATTTGGTATAGCCAATACTCTACTCGTAAAGATGGGGGCATCGCCTCAAGCGTGGTTAAATGATGAAGCATTAGTGATTCCGGTTTTAGTCGCTGTAGCCGTATGGAAGGGCGTTGGATATATGATGGTCATCTTCCTAGCTGGACTGCAGAATGTTCCACACGACCTTTACGAGGCAGCGGAAATAGAAGGGGCAGGAACGTATCGGAAGTTCCGACATGTCACCTTGCCACTTATTTCAGGAACGACTTTCCTTGTCCTCGTGCTTACAACCATCACGACCTTTCAATCATTTGAACAAATCTATGTGATGACTGGAAATATGGGGGATGTAACATCAGCAGGGGGGCCGGATAATGCAAGTATGGTGTTAATGCTCTACTTGTTCCAGCAGGGATTTTCTTTCTTAAAGATGGGATATGCATCCGCCATCGCTTGGTTCTTGTTCTTAATCCTGTTTGCCATTACGCTCATTCAATTGTGGCTACAGAAAAAGTGGGTGTACTATGAGAACTAA
- a CDS encoding helix-turn-helix domain-containing protein yields the protein MYTLITVDDEKLVKRSMAALIEEGDCGFTLVGEAKNGEEGLTLACNVQPDLIITDIRMPKLDGLAFIERALHEVPNCSFIVISGYDEFSYAQRALRYGVSDFLLKPIHPEQFLEALQKVKNRLDEQQEHSSNRDLKLSLIQHYGDVFVEELWLLNEDSCYQKVNEFHQQLGEDIASTHLQYYDDLLRYTIERLNKRGTELSQYSFRDEIRKEGSLAEALKEVFKNILHHLKVKRNVGRRTHILEAVEYIQTHFHHEDISLQSVADRVQMSPAYFSMEFKKEMGITFKQYVTQKRMNRARQLLEDPTYKTYEVAFAIGYGDYPHFTKTFKKCMGLTPTEYRKRLGAH from the coding sequence ATGTACACACTTATCACAGTAGACGATGAAAAGCTCGTAAAAAGAAGTATGGCTGCTCTTATTGAGGAAGGGGATTGTGGCTTTACCCTTGTAGGTGAAGCGAAGAATGGTGAAGAAGGTCTAACCTTAGCTTGTAACGTTCAACCTGATTTAATCATCACAGACATACGCATGCCGAAATTGGATGGTTTAGCGTTTATTGAACGCGCTTTGCATGAAGTTCCAAACTGTTCGTTTATCGTCATTTCAGGATACGATGAGTTTTCTTATGCTCAACGAGCGTTGCGATATGGAGTGAGTGACTTCTTACTAAAGCCAATCCATCCTGAGCAGTTCCTTGAGGCATTGCAGAAAGTGAAGAATCGATTGGACGAGCAGCAAGAGCATTCGTCCAATCGGGATCTAAAATTATCGCTCATTCAACATTATGGGGACGTATTTGTCGAGGAACTGTGGCTCTTAAATGAGGATAGTTGTTACCAAAAAGTAAATGAGTTTCATCAGCAACTCGGGGAAGACATTGCATCCACTCACCTCCAATACTATGATGACCTGCTAAGGTATACAATTGAACGTTTAAATAAACGCGGAACAGAACTCTCGCAATACTCATTCCGAGATGAGATAAGGAAAGAAGGGTCATTGGCAGAGGCTTTAAAGGAGGTATTCAAGAACATCCTCCACCATTTAAAGGTTAAGCGGAATGTAGGAAGACGTACTCACATCTTGGAAGCAGTTGAATATATACAGACTCACTTTCATCACGAGGACATATCCCTTCAATCCGTTGCTGACCGTGTCCAAATGTCCCCTGCATACTTCAGTATGGAATTTAAGAAAGAAATGGGAATTACCTTCAAACAATATGTCACACAGAAACGAATGAACCGTGCAAGACAATTACTCGAAGACCCAACATATAAAACCTATGAAGTTGCGTTTGCCATTGGATATGGAGACTACCCTCACTTCACGAAAACCTTTAAGAAATGTATGGGATTGACTCCAACGGAATACCGAAAGCGCCTTGGAGCACATTGA
- a CDS encoding ABC transporter substrate-binding protein gives MKKIGTGLCLSGLLLMSAWLTGCSNDAESSTEDGGNTTKEEVVEIKLGYYSSGSADEKVEELIQKFEEAHPNIDVTTQNAPYQQFFQKLDTQIAGNNAPDVWLSDGVLVQKYAERGAAKDLTEWIESDLNQDDYYGLDFNKGSDGKYYAVPQGIQIGALFYNKDMFDAAGVDYPDESWTWEQLKEAGAKLTLDGQDRTADDSEFDKKSVKQYGLTFFNITEGWMPVLKSFGGGVLDEDLKESLIDSEENKEAMNWIVDGMERGILTDPSDLQSFQSPMSPFPSGTAAMRIGIYARVLAANETGINYDVSVLPKGPNGDRFAPVIANSWIVNENSSDEKAEAAWEWVKYWVTEDEVQKEWAELGEAVPVKKSVANSDLFLNSGEQSINKQAFLDSFEFAGTLDTNAVWSEWLQKFNENADQVFLGETSVEDALKQADEEVQKVLDDFYE, from the coding sequence ATGAAGAAGATCGGTACTGGACTATGTCTCTCGGGGCTTCTCTTAATGTCTGCTTGGCTGACAGGCTGTTCAAATGACGCGGAGTCATCCACAGAGGATGGGGGAAACACAACTAAGGAAGAAGTAGTGGAAATTAAACTTGGCTATTACTCTTCAGGCAGCGCAGATGAGAAGGTGGAGGAACTCATTCAGAAATTCGAAGAAGCTCACCCAAACATTGACGTTACGACTCAAAATGCACCATACCAACAGTTCTTCCAAAAGCTTGATACACAAATAGCAGGAAATAATGCCCCTGATGTGTGGCTCTCAGATGGTGTACTTGTCCAAAAATATGCAGAACGGGGAGCAGCAAAAGATTTAACAGAGTGGATTGAAAGTGACTTAAATCAAGACGATTACTACGGACTTGATTTCAACAAAGGCTCAGATGGAAAGTACTACGCTGTACCTCAAGGCATCCAGATTGGTGCACTTTTCTACAATAAAGATATGTTCGATGCTGCTGGTGTAGACTATCCTGACGAGTCATGGACATGGGAACAGTTGAAAGAAGCTGGGGCTAAGCTCACGTTAGATGGCCAAGACCGAACAGCAGATGATTCAGAGTTTGATAAGAAGAGCGTGAAACAGTACGGACTTACGTTCTTTAACATCACAGAAGGTTGGATGCCGGTATTGAAATCTTTCGGCGGCGGTGTCTTGGATGAGGATTTAAAAGAGTCTCTTATTGATTCAGAAGAAAACAAAGAAGCAATGAACTGGATTGTTGATGGGATGGAACGTGGAATATTGACAGATCCATCTGACCTCCAGAGCTTCCAAAGTCCAATGTCTCCATTCCCTAGTGGAACAGCAGCAATGAGAATCGGAATTTATGCCCGTGTTCTAGCAGCCAATGAAACAGGTATTAACTATGACGTTTCTGTCCTGCCGAAAGGACCTAATGGAGACCGGTTCGCACCTGTTATCGCAAACTCTTGGATTGTTAATGAGAATTCATCTGATGAAAAGGCGGAAGCTGCCTGGGAATGGGTCAAATACTGGGTAACAGAAGATGAAGTTCAGAAAGAATGGGCTGAATTAGGGGAAGCGGTACCTGTTAAGAAATCGGTAGCAAATTCTGATTTGTTCTTGAATTCTGGCGAGCAGTCCATTAACAAACAAGCCTTCTTGGATAGTTTCGAGTTCGCTGGGACGTTAGATACGAACGCTGTCTGGTCAGAATGGTTACAGAAATTTAATGAAAATGCAGACCAAGTCTTCTTAGGTGAAACTTCTGTTGAAGATGCCCTAAAACAAGCGGATGAGGAAGTGCAGAAAGTACTGGATGATTTCTATGAATAA
- a CDS encoding globin domain-containing protein codes for MISKKNQTIVYETVPVLEEKGVAITTAFYKQLFSNHPELWNVFNHRNQEEGKQQKALAHALLLAAKHIQHLDQLTPVVQQIAHKHRSVEVKREHYPVVGYYLLQAMREVLELPEDHPVLLAWKEYYYALADVFITAEQQLYKEAAEQSGGWEGERAFTVTSIVEENATMKSLYLSPADGKEIPLFEPGQYVTLYHRIPEEPYTHIRHYSLSNAYQPGVYRITVRKEGEGTTRGKVSHYLHNHITLGDQLSLTAPAGTFTLNRGDKNPVVLLAGGSGITPLISMMNTIANETPKRSVKLLTVNRSKFDHPFMEELEQLTEKMEDTHVQYIPSGSAAEVNRDDIQQLIIEQIRMCAENTEYYISGPETFVTDLMHVLEKQGVSAESIKTEVFNPTV; via the coding sequence ATGATTTCGAAAAAAAATCAAACAATTGTGTATGAAACGGTTCCTGTATTGGAAGAAAAGGGCGTTGCCATTACAACAGCCTTCTACAAACAACTGTTCAGCAACCATCCAGAGCTTTGGAATGTATTTAATCATCGCAATCAAGAAGAAGGCAAGCAACAAAAGGCGCTTGCACATGCTTTATTACTTGCAGCAAAACACATACAACACCTCGATCAGCTCACTCCGGTGGTTCAACAGATTGCACATAAACATCGAAGCGTTGAAGTGAAGCGGGAGCATTATCCTGTTGTAGGTTACTATTTACTTCAAGCGATGAGAGAGGTTCTAGAACTGCCGGAGGACCATCCTGTACTTCTTGCTTGGAAAGAGTATTATTACGCTTTAGCGGACGTATTTATCACAGCAGAACAACAGCTCTATAAGGAAGCGGCTGAACAAAGCGGGGGATGGGAAGGGGAAAGAGCCTTTACTGTGACTTCTATAGTAGAAGAAAACGCTACTATGAAATCGCTCTATCTTTCACCAGCCGACGGAAAGGAAATCCCACTATTTGAGCCAGGTCAATATGTGACCTTATACCATCGAATTCCAGAAGAACCATACACCCATATTAGACATTACAGCCTTTCGAACGCTTATCAGCCCGGGGTATACCGAATTACTGTAAGAAAAGAAGGGGAAGGCACGACTAGAGGGAAGGTCTCTCATTATCTACATAACCACATAACACTTGGAGATCAGCTCTCTCTAACAGCACCGGCTGGAACGTTTACGTTAAATCGTGGAGATAAGAACCCTGTTGTTTTACTTGCAGGTGGGTCAGGGATTACACCGTTGATTAGCATGATGAACACCATCGCAAACGAAACCCCAAAACGTTCTGTAAAGCTACTTACAGTGAACCGGAGTAAGTTCGATCATCCATTTATGGAAGAACTAGAACAACTCACTGAGAAAATGGAAGATACACACGTTCAATACATCCCTAGTGGAAGTGCTGCCGAAGTAAACAGAGACGATATACAGCAGCTGATAATTGAACAAATACGTATGTGCGCTGAAAATACGGAATACTACATTTCTGGACCCGAAACGTTTGTAACGGATCTAATGCATGTGTTAGAGAAGCAAGGTGTTTCTGCTGAATCTATAAAAACTGAGGTATTTAATCCAACTGTATAA
- a CDS encoding TIM barrel protein translates to MYINTVLLEKNRWADDKQPSILISEWIETFRRSGFTGIELWHYHVTRVEEEEVKKLAKSKLPIQIFNSYVSFTDEDEEERAQVASLIHTLSIPRVKINFGSKEEELETYVSNLKRWMTQLPSSCQILCECHPGTVLASPQVAREVLSEFSPSKVQVIVHPFHESVQLNKWFTYLKMRISHMHCSVYEKHKFHCLKERAELVQERIRQLQFFQYNGTYSLEFTKGVAEENENTSLVYEHAVQDLNFIQALQEVAR, encoded by the coding sequence TTGTATATCAACACCGTTCTACTTGAGAAGAATCGCTGGGCAGACGATAAACAACCATCAATCCTTATTAGTGAATGGATTGAGACATTTCGAAGGTCTGGTTTTACTGGTATAGAGCTGTGGCACTATCATGTAACAAGAGTGGAAGAGGAAGAAGTGAAGAAGCTTGCTAAGTCTAAACTACCAATCCAGATTTTCAATAGTTACGTATCCTTTACTGATGAAGATGAAGAAGAGAGAGCTCAGGTCGCCTCTTTGATTCATACCCTAAGCATTCCTCGAGTGAAAATAAACTTTGGTTCAAAGGAAGAAGAGCTTGAGACTTATGTGTCTAACTTAAAGCGATGGATGACACAACTTCCTTCGTCGTGCCAAATCCTGTGTGAGTGTCATCCCGGAACAGTTCTGGCATCGCCTCAGGTCGCAAGAGAAGTCTTATCTGAATTCTCACCTTCTAAAGTTCAAGTCATCGTTCATCCCTTTCATGAATCCGTTCAACTGAACAAATGGTTTACTTATTTGAAAATGCGCATTTCGCACATGCATTGTAGTGTTTATGAGAAACACAAGTTTCATTGCCTTAAGGAACGTGCTGAACTTGTACAAGAACGCATTCGACAACTTCAGTTCTTTCAATACAATGGAACGTATTCACTTGAATTTACAAAGGGTGTAGCCGAAGAGAATGAAAACACTTCGCTTGTCTACGAACATGCAGTTCAAGATCTTAACTTCATTCAAGCATTGCAAGAGGTGGCACGATGA
- a CDS encoding Gfo/Idh/MocA family protein, whose amino-acid sequence MNRVAVIGGGGIAEDHLRALQAHPAFHPVAVVEIREERARLLENVFDLAAYESINEMLLTEKPYMAIIALPHYLHKEASLLCIEHGVHLLIEKPMALSVKDCLDIQNAAQEQNVAIMVAHTQHYLSENLAACERIGRGDLGELLMVHEERYIDYFHQERPSWFLSKELAGGGIVMNLGSHSIDKVQWLTGQSFQYVKATCTFQEQIQGCDVEGSGFLYFETNHGVPVSISLSGYEQGQRQRTELVYRKGRVVIEMGKGATLIKQGGEEESLQYRKDSYSPLYRQLEDFHGYLTNGGSLTCDGPYATSVVHAVECAYRSHSKKRMIDLINTEPL is encoded by the coding sequence ATGAACAGGGTTGCTGTCATCGGCGGAGGGGGGATAGCAGAGGATCATCTTCGAGCTTTGCAAGCCCATCCTGCTTTCCATCCTGTAGCGGTAGTAGAAATCAGGGAAGAGCGAGCACGATTATTGGAGAATGTTTTCGACCTTGCCGCTTATGAGTCCATTAACGAGATGCTTCTAACTGAAAAACCATACATGGCAATCATCGCATTGCCGCATTATCTACACAAGGAAGCAAGTCTGTTGTGTATAGAGCATGGTGTTCATCTTCTAATTGAGAAGCCAATGGCACTCTCCGTTAAAGATTGCCTTGATATACAGAATGCAGCTCAGGAGCAGAATGTGGCTATTATGGTGGCCCATACCCAGCATTACTTGTCCGAGAATCTTGCTGCCTGTGAGAGAATAGGCAGGGGAGACTTAGGTGAGTTGCTTATGGTACATGAAGAGCGTTATATTGATTACTTTCACCAAGAACGCCCGAGCTGGTTTCTTTCAAAGGAGTTAGCTGGGGGCGGGATTGTCATGAACTTAGGTTCACATAGTATAGATAAGGTACAATGGCTTACTGGCCAATCCTTTCAGTACGTCAAGGCAACATGTACGTTCCAAGAACAGATACAGGGCTGTGATGTCGAAGGAAGTGGATTTCTGTATTTTGAAACGAATCACGGGGTTCCCGTTTCTATTAGTTTATCTGGTTACGAACAAGGCCAACGCCAAAGGACTGAACTGGTGTATCGGAAAGGCAGGGTAGTGATTGAAATGGGGAAGGGGGCTACCCTTATTAAACAAGGGGGAGAAGAAGAGTCTCTTCAATACCGTAAAGATTCTTATAGTCCATTATATAGACAATTAGAAGACTTTCATGGTTATCTAACTAATGGAGGTTCGCTCACGTGTGATGGACCGTATGCCACATCCGTTGTGCATGCTGTAGAATGCGCTTATCGTTCTCATAGTAAGAAGAGAATGATCGATCTAATAAACACCGAGCCACTCTAG